In the Castor canadensis chromosome 1, mCasCan1.hap1v2, whole genome shotgun sequence genome, CCATGGTCTAGGAGTCAGCAACGTATGGGGAGCATATCTGGTTCGAGACCAACGTGTCGGGTGACTTCTGCTATGTTGGGGAGCAGTACTGTGTAGCCAAGATGCTGGTGAGTGAGTTCAGCAGGGCCTGCTGCCCCCTGGCGGTGGAGAAGGGTCTAGACCCCTGCAAGTGCTGCATCCCTTCTCAGAGCTAGGTACAGCTCTGTCTGAGGGTGCTATGCCTGCTGTGGGCTGCCTTGGGGTGAGGGGTATAGGGACCTTGTCCTGGTGACAAGCACTGGCCCTGGAGCTGCATGTGCCAGAGCAGATGCAGAGTTCTCTGCTTGCTCCAAGAAGGTGTCTGGGTAGAGTTTCTGTCTGGTGCCTCAGGGACCCTCTCTCTCTGTTCTACAGCAGAAGTCAGTATCCAGGAGAAAGTGTGCAGCCTGCAAGATTGTGGTGCACACCCCCTGCATTGAACAGTTGGAGAAGGTGCGTGCAACTGCTGAATTGCCCCTTGGGGTGCTCAAGACCTCTGGGTGCACactacatgtgtgcatgtatctATACACATGCACATTACACACACACTGCCTGCTAGGAGTGATCCAGCCTGCGTGATAGTGAAGAGTTGTGGACCCTGGAGTCAAAGTACCTGAATTTCAGTCCAGGCTTCTGCCATTTATTAGTTGCTGTACTCGGCTGCCTAGATCATAGAGTGGGGCTCAATGACTATTACCTGATGGCATACATTAACAAATGGTGGCCATTTTATCATGTCCAGACTAACATTTAGAAGAGGCTGTCGAATTTACTGAAGCTTCATTTGCTTGGCTATGACTGGGCTGGTCCTGTTTGTTAGCTCTGTTACTTACATGCTACTTCTGGGAACAGAGAGAGCACAGCCTATCTGCAGCTGGGAGCATGTCTGGGACTATGCAtctagagggagggagaggaagattgGGCAGGTGGGTCAGTGGAGACAGGAGGTGGGAAGGCTGGTGTAGAAGAGGAGGGCTCCCTGACCGGCAGAAGCCCAGGCCAGTAGGGCAAAGTCTGTAATACTAGGAATGGCATGAACAGGCAAGCATGGACTGCCTTCCCTGGTCTCTGAATTGTACAGTTGAGGCGTTCCTGTGACTCTTCTGAGGCTGAAATAGGGACAGTTGTGGAAAGAGAAGTAGAAATACAATCTCTCATGGAAGGTGACTGTCAACCTGGGTTCAGCACGTTAGCTAAAGGTTTCCAGGAGACAGCCCAGTGTGCAGGCAGGGATGGGTTCCTGCCCTCCCTCACCTGGGTTAGGAGCGCTGGAAGGCGaggaaaaatagggctggcaaaCCATGATCCACTTTGTGGGAGACAGATATGGAGCCCCCAGCCTCTCTATCCCAGGATCTTAAGCCAAATCCCTTCAGGCCAGTGGGCAGGAGGGCTTCAGAGAAGCTACTACGTTTCAAGGGCTCCCAGGAGGATCTGGGGCTCTCACTACCTGTGAGGGTGACCCCTGTCCAAAAGGAGGCTCTTGACATGTTGGTGGTCACTGTAATGTCTCACAGATAAATTTCCGCTGTAAGCCATCTTTCCGTGAATCAGGCTCCAGGAACGTCCGCGAGGTAAGTGCACAGGGTTCTTAGCGACAGGGAAGACCCCAAGTTAAGGAAATCTCTCTGCAGTACCCGCAACCTGCCGCCAGGGGGTTCAACTTCCAAAGGGGAGgcttgctgctcctgcctgtagAGGGGTGGGGCACCGCATGCGCATTGAGCCTTCCCGcccactcctccccacccccaccccaggataTGGGCTTCCTGTGGCCCTGCCCTTCGCTGCCTCGTTCAGCTCAGGACTTTGCCCCTCCACCCCTCGCTCACTCCAGTGACATTTCTCTCCTCCCCAGCCAACCTTCGTACGACACCATTGGGTACACAGGCGACGCCAGGACGGCAAGTGTCGGCACTGTGGGAAGGTGAGGACCCTTTCCGAGGGTGCTAGACATCTTCTGCCCAGCATCCCAGTGTGTCCGATGTGGACAACAACCACGGCCCCAGCGTGCAGTTCCAGGCTGGCTCTCAGTCACCAACACCCCTGGTTGTGCTCTTAGTCTCTGGTTGGAGCAGGAGGGCAGGGAGGAAGGTTTTCTTCAGTGCCGTGAGTCTGATCTGCTGTGAACGGGAGAGGGACGCCTGAGAGTCCTGTAGTCTTACCCATTcgttcaacagatatttattgagtgaatgtTACTTGCCAAGTGTTGAGCTGGGCGGGTCATGCTCCCCCGAGGGCAGTGTGGCTCGAGGACAGGCTGTCAGTAAGAGCAGCTCTCACAGGTGCATGGCTTTGTCCCTCCATTTATTCTCggtgcccagcacacagtaggtcctTGCCAACGGTTTGAACAGAGGAGGAATGTGGTAGGTAGCACAGAATGTTCAGGGGCCTGGCTGGTCTTGAGACCAGAAAGAGGCAAACCTGAGTCGAGCAGGAGTTGGTTCTTAGATTCTCCAGAGCCCCTGTGCACCCAGTGCTTTGCAATTGACCTCAGACAGCTATAGGCCCCTGACTGAGCATCCCTGCTTTTggggtatattttatatttgttccattttcttatttatttttaatatgcttgGTTTCCTTCctcaaggaagggaagggggaaaggaaggtaGCAGAAGGAGGGACTAGGTCTTCTCTACACCACCTTGTGCTCCAGTAACCCTGTCCACCCTCAGGGCTTCCAGCAGAAGTTCACCTTCCACAGTAAGGAGATTGTGGCCATCAGCTGCTCCTGGTGCAAGCAAGCCGTGAGTGCTGCCCTGCCCCGCCCCTGGGAGCTGCACTGTGTTGTTCTGGAGTTGGGTCCCTGGGTCTGAGGCCTGCAGCTCAGCCTCATCTGTCACTGCCCTCTAGTACCACAGCAAGGTGTCCTGCTTCATGCTGCAGCAGATCGAGGAGCCCTGCTCTCTGGGGGTCCATGCAGCGGTGGTCATCCCCCCCACCTGGATACTCCGAGCAAGGAGGCCCCAGGTAAATCCTTCCTGTACCCTCAAAACCCTCAATCAGAGCCCACCAGCCATGCCACCTTCTCCCCCTTTCACCAATGTTACCGCCTCCCTTGCAGAATACCCTGAAGGCgagcaagaagaaaaagagagcctCCTTCAAGAGGAAATCTAGCAAGAAAGGGCCTGAGGTTAGATTGGGGTCTATTTCTCAGAACCAGTGCTGCCAGCTCAGTCTTTGGGGACAGCAAGTCAGTTTGGTCCCTGGGGGCCTGAGAAAAATGGGAAATCAGCTCCCAGTTGCCCCCTCTGGCCAGGCCCACCAAGAGTTCTGACCAAGGTGGTATGTGACAGTGTGCCAAGGGGATGCAGTGTCACCCTGGGGCCTGTCGAGGAGGGGTAGGAGGGGTCAGAACAGGGAAGAGCCTTATGAGCCCTTTTGTCTCAAAGGAGGGCCGCTGGAGACCCTTTATCATCAGGCCCACCCCATCTCCCCTCATGAAGCCCCTGCTGGTATTTGTGAACCCCAAGAGCGGGGGCAACCAGGTAAGCACAGCTTCCCTCCCACTGACAGCTTCAGGTAGGGACTGGAGTCACGCCCACTCACCAGCTATTGTTCCCAAGGTCCATTTTGGGTTTCTGCTCCCATTCCTCTTTCCCAGGGATCCTGAAAAAATCCTGTCCTGTCTTCACCCCTCACTCCTTATTGGGCCTGGTTCCCACAACCACATCCTTCTCCCTGTGCTTCTCCCCACTTTGCCCCTGTGCCCCCCCATCCCCCCCATCCCTCACCCCACATTCCCCCATCTCCCTCATCTCTGCCCCAACACTCCTTGGCTCGCTGTACTCCACAGGGCGCTAAGATCATCCAGTCCTTCTTGTGGTATCTCAATCCCCGACAAGTCTTTGACTTGAGCCAGGGAGGGCCCAAGGAGGCGTAAGTACTTGCCAGCGTTCTGCAGGGGACAGTAGGGGTTTGCCTGGTTCTGGGTCACAGCACACATCCTCTGACCCCATTCCTATCTTCCCCTTGCTCAGGCTGGAAATGTACCGCAAAGTGCACAACCTGCGGATACTGGCATGCGGGGGCGATGGCACAGTAGGTTCTCCTGGAACGTGCTTGTGTTTGCCACGAGGGTCCACTGCTGGGCCTGACTGTCCTCtcctgccctgccctcctccaGGTTGGCTGGATTCTCTCCACTCTGGACCAGCTGCGCTTAAAGCCACCGCCCCCTGTTGCCATCCTGCCTCTGGGTACTGGCAACGACCTGGCCCGCACCCTCAACTGGGGTGGAGTAAGTGCCTCTTGGGAGGAGATTGTGAGGTCAGGGGGACTCTGACCACAGGAAGGGCTCAGTCCTTGCTTTCTCCTACCAGGGTTACACAGATGAGCCCGTGTCAAAGATCCTCTCCCATGTGGAGGAGGGGAATGTGGTGCAGCTGGATCGCTGGGACCTCCGTGCTGAGCCCAACCCTGAGGCAGGGCCTGAGGAGCGAGATGAGGGTGCCACTGATCGGGTAGGCCAGCCAGACGGGGTTGAAGTGTCTGAGATGACCTGTGCTGGCCCTTGCACTCCCACTCACTGGTTAGGGGAACTGGGGAATAATAGTTCTCAcctcacaggattttttttttgttcagccACCTGGCACACACTGAGgagctgctgtgtgccaggcattgttctaaaCAGTGGATAAGATAGTCTCCACCCCTCATTAGTACATGGTGTGTGGGGTACAGGGCTAGAGGGATCCAGCAGTGCTCAGAGGAGCTAGGAGGGGAGAGCCTGCCTGCTGGTGTGGGCTGGGCGGAGTGGGGGAGTACTTTGGCATATTGTTCCCTGGGTGAAAAGGCTCTAAAAGCAGATGGACTAAGTGAGCGCAGAGGCCACTGGGGTAGGCCCAGGAGGGGGAGGCTATCTGTGAGGCCAGCCCTCATTTCTGTTCCTTGACATTCCAGTTGCCCCTCGATGTCTTCAACAACTACTTCAGCCTGGGCTTTGATGCCCACGTCACCCTGGAGTTTCACGAGTCTCGAGGTTGGCAGCCTCCTGAGGAGGAAGCTGTGGGCACCAGGGCAGGGAGGGCACAGGAGTGTCCCATGGAGAGCCAGACCTTGTCCCCCAGTGAAAGGCACTCGTTCCCAGCCTCCCTTTCCACCCTACTCTGGGACGCACTAGCAGTTTGACTAAGCGTCCCATTTCTTGTCTCCATGCAGAGGCCAACCCAGAGAAATTCAACAGCCGCTTTCGGAACAAGATGTTCTATGCCGGGGTGAGTCGGAGTCTGCCAGCACCCCATCCCCTGTGCCCAGCTGTGCAGCTGTCATGAGATGGTGACACCCTGTCTCCCACAGACAGCCTTCTCTGACTTCCTGATGGGCAGCTCCAAGGACTTGGCCAAGCATATTCGAGTGGTGGTGAGCAGGGCTGAGCAAGGAGGCAGAGGCGAAGATTCGGAGAGGAGGGAGGGTACCTGAGCATGTGGGTCTCCCAACTCTACTCCCCTGTTCCTACCTCCAGTGTGACGGAACGGACCTGACCCCCAAGATTCAAGACCTGAAACCCCAATGCATCGTTTTCCTGAACATCCCCAGGTGAGGAGGTGGGGCTTCTGTAGGCCCTGCTATCCCGTCCCACAGACACATGCTGAAGCCCACCCCGTTGCCCTCCTCTCAGGTACTGTGCAGGCACCATGCCCTGGGGCCACCCTGGGGAGCACCACGACTTCGAACCCCAGCGGCACGATGATGGCTACCTCGAGGTCATTGGTTTCACCATGACATCTCTGGTGAGTGGACCAGGCTCTGCTTTGTCTGCAGCCCTTGCTCACAGTGCCTGGGAGCATGACCTGAAGCTCAAAGAGGTCACTGACACTTCCCTCTGCTGGCCACCTCACCTCCCTTCTCTGGCTCAGGGTCTCCTCCCCCGACTGAGGACTCACCTTAATTGCCTCTGTCTCCTCCCCTTGTCTCTCCCCTACCCTCCA is a window encoding:
- the Dgkz gene encoding diacylglycerol kinase zeta isoform X8, with translation MEPRDGSPEARSSDSESASASSSGSERDAGPEPDKAPRRLSKRRFPGLRLFGHRKAITKSGLQHLAPPPPAPGALCAESERQIRSTVDWSESATYGEHIWFETNVSGDFCYVGEQYCVAKMLKSVSRRKCAACKIVVHTPCIEQLEKINFRCKPSFRESGSRNVREPTFVRHHWVHRRRQDGKCRHCGKGFQQKFTFHSKEIVAISCSWCKQAYHSKVSCFMLQQIEEPCSLGVHAAVVIPPTWILRARRPQNTLKASKKKKRASFKRKSSKKGPEEGRWRPFIIRPTPSPLMKPLLVFVNPKSGGNQGAKIIQSFLWYLNPRQVFDLSQGGPKEALEMYRKVHNLRILACGGDGTVGWILSTLDQLRLKPPPPVAILPLGTGNDLARTLNWGGGYTDEPVSKILSHVEEGNVVQLDRWDLRAEPNPEAGPEERDEGATDRLPLDVFNNYFSLGFDAHVTLEFHESREANPEKFNSRFRNKMFYAGTAFSDFLMGSSKDLAKHIRVVCDGTDLTPKIQDLKPQCIVFLNIPRYCAGTMPWGHPGEHHDFEPQRHDDGYLEVIGFTMTSLAALQVGGHGERLTQCREVLLTTAKAIPVQVDGEPCKLAASRIRIALRNQATMVQKAKRRSAAPLHSDQQPVPEQLRIQVSRVSMHDYEALHYDKEQLKEASVPLGTVVVPGDSDLELCRAHIERLQQEPDGSGAKSPTCQKLSPKWCFLDATTASRFYRIDRAQEHLNYVTEIAQDEIYILDPELLGASARPDLPTPISPLPASPCSPMPRSLQGDTVSPQGEELIEAAKRNDFCKLQELHRAGGDLMHRDQQSRTLLHHAVSTGSKEVVRYLLDHAPPEILDAVEENGETCLHQAAALGQRTICHYIVEAGASLMKTDQQGDTPRQRAEKAQDTELAAYLENRQHYQMIQREDQETAV
- the Dgkz gene encoding diacylglycerol kinase zeta isoform X7 produces the protein MEPRDGSPEARSSDSESASASSSGSERDAGPEPDKAPRRLSKRRFPGLRLFGHRKAITKSGLQHLAPPPPAPGALCAESERQIRSTVDWSESATYGEHIWFETNVSGDFCYVGEQYCVAKMLQKSVSRRKCAACKIVVHTPCIEQLEKINFRCKPSFRESGSRNVREPTFVRHHWVHRRRQDGKCRHCGKGFQQKFTFHSKEIVAISCSWCKQAYHSKVSCFMLQQIEEPCSLGVHAAVVIPPTWILRARRPQNTLKASKKKKRASFKRKSSKKGPEEGRWRPFIIRPTPSPLMKPLLVFVNPKSGGNQGAKIIQSFLWYLNPRQVFDLSQGGPKEALEMYRKVHNLRILACGGDGTVGWILSTLDQLRLKPPPPVAILPLGTGNDLARTLNWGGGYTDEPVSKILSHVEEGNVVQLDRWDLRAEPNPEAGPEERDEGATDRLPLDVFNNYFSLGFDAHVTLEFHESREANPEKFNSRFRNKMFYAGTAFSDFLMGSSKDLAKHIRVVCDGTDLTPKIQDLKPQCIVFLNIPRYCAGTMPWGHPGEHHDFEPQRHDDGYLEVIGFTMTSLAALQVGGHGERLTQCREVLLTTAKAIPVQVDGEPCKLAASRIRIALRNQATMVQKAKRRSAAPLHSDQQPVPEQLRIQVSRVSMHDYEALHYDKEQLKEASVPLGTVVVPGDSDLELCRAHIERLQQEPDGSGAKSPTCQKLSPKWCFLDATTASRFYRIDRAQEHLNYVTEIAQDEIYILDPELLGASARPDLPTPISPLPASPCSPMPRSLQGDTVSPQGEELIEAAKRNDFCKLQELHRAGGDLMHRDQQSRTLLHHAVSTGSKEVVRYLLDHAPPEILDAVEENGETCLHQAAALGQRTICHYIVEAGASLMKTDQQGDTPRQRAEKAQDTELAAYLENRQHYQMIQREDQETAV
- the Dgkz gene encoding diacylglycerol kinase zeta isoform X5, whose translation is MAEGPRGDGAGGGRAAEEEVVRRRCRRGEEAEVSQPWPEGSPGMAAGPSVEERFGQMHLRKQVSYRKAITKSGLQHLAPPPPAPGALCAESERQIRSTVDWSESATYGEHIWFETNVSGDFCYVGEQYCVAKMLKSVSRRKCAACKIVVHTPCIEQLEKINFRCKPSFRESGSRNVREPTFVRHHWVHRRRQDGKCRHCGKGFQQKFTFHSKEIVAISCSWCKQAYHSKVSCFMLQQIEEPCSLGVHAAVVIPPTWILRARRPQNTLKASKKKKRASFKRKSSKKGPEEGRWRPFIIRPTPSPLMKPLLVFVNPKSGGNQGAKIIQSFLWYLNPRQVFDLSQGGPKEALEMYRKVHNLRILACGGDGTVGWILSTLDQLRLKPPPPVAILPLGTGNDLARTLNWGGGYTDEPVSKILSHVEEGNVVQLDRWDLRAEPNPEAGPEERDEGATDRLPLDVFNNYFSLGFDAHVTLEFHESREANPEKFNSRFRNKMFYAGTAFSDFLMGSSKDLAKHIRVVCDGTDLTPKIQDLKPQCIVFLNIPRYCAGTMPWGHPGEHHDFEPQRHDDGYLEVIGFTMTSLAALQVGGHGERLTQCREVLLTTAKAIPVQVDGEPCKLAASRIRIALRNQATMVQKAKRRSAAPLHSDQQPVPEQLRIQVSRVSMHDYEALHYDKEQLKEASVPLGTVVVPGDSDLELCRAHIERLQQEPDGSGAKSPTCQKLSPKWCFLDATTASRFYRIDRAQEHLNYVTEIAQDEIYILDPELLGASARPDLPTPISPLPASPCSPMPRSLQGDTVSPQGEELIEAAKRNDFCKLQELHRAGGDLMHRDQQSRTLLHHAVSTGSKEVVRYLLDHAPPEILDAVEENGETCLHQAAALGQRTICHYIVEAGASLMKTDQQGDTPRQRAEKAQDTELAAYLENRQHYQMIQREDQETAV
- the Dgkz gene encoding diacylglycerol kinase zeta isoform X4, whose product is MAEGPRGDGAGGGRAAEEEVVRRRCRRGEEAEVSQPWPEGSPGMAAGPSVEERFGQMHLRKQVSYRKAITKSGLQHLAPPPPAPGALCAESERQIRSTVDWSESATYGEHIWFETNVSGDFCYVGEQYCVAKMLQKSVSRRKCAACKIVVHTPCIEQLEKINFRCKPSFRESGSRNVREPTFVRHHWVHRRRQDGKCRHCGKGFQQKFTFHSKEIVAISCSWCKQAYHSKVSCFMLQQIEEPCSLGVHAAVVIPPTWILRARRPQNTLKASKKKKRASFKRKSSKKGPEEGRWRPFIIRPTPSPLMKPLLVFVNPKSGGNQGAKIIQSFLWYLNPRQVFDLSQGGPKEALEMYRKVHNLRILACGGDGTVGWILSTLDQLRLKPPPPVAILPLGTGNDLARTLNWGGGYTDEPVSKILSHVEEGNVVQLDRWDLRAEPNPEAGPEERDEGATDRLPLDVFNNYFSLGFDAHVTLEFHESREANPEKFNSRFRNKMFYAGTAFSDFLMGSSKDLAKHIRVVCDGTDLTPKIQDLKPQCIVFLNIPRYCAGTMPWGHPGEHHDFEPQRHDDGYLEVIGFTMTSLAALQVGGHGERLTQCREVLLTTAKAIPVQVDGEPCKLAASRIRIALRNQATMVQKAKRRSAAPLHSDQQPVPEQLRIQVSRVSMHDYEALHYDKEQLKEASVPLGTVVVPGDSDLELCRAHIERLQQEPDGSGAKSPTCQKLSPKWCFLDATTASRFYRIDRAQEHLNYVTEIAQDEIYILDPELLGASARPDLPTPISPLPASPCSPMPRSLQGDTVSPQGEELIEAAKRNDFCKLQELHRAGGDLMHRDQQSRTLLHHAVSTGSKEVVRYLLDHAPPEILDAVEENGETCLHQAAALGQRTICHYIVEAGASLMKTDQQGDTPRQRAEKAQDTELAAYLENRQHYQMIQREDQETAV
- the Dgkz gene encoding diacylglycerol kinase zeta isoform X6; the protein is MSALGAGHSTGGGCDVAAALGPAEALGTEEGELPGTLRQMWRYRSWDVPQIPAEAPQTQKAITKSGLQHLAPPPPAPGALCAESERQIRSTVDWSESATYGEHIWFETNVSGDFCYVGEQYCVAKMLQKSVSRRKCAACKIVVHTPCIEQLEKINFRCKPSFRESGSRNVREPTFVRHHWVHRRRQDGKCRHCGKGFQQKFTFHSKEIVAISCSWCKQAYHSKVSCFMLQQIEEPCSLGVHAAVVIPPTWILRARRPQNTLKASKKKKRASFKRKSSKKGPEEGRWRPFIIRPTPSPLMKPLLVFVNPKSGGNQGAKIIQSFLWYLNPRQVFDLSQGGPKEALEMYRKVHNLRILACGGDGTVGWILSTLDQLRLKPPPPVAILPLGTGNDLARTLNWGGGYTDEPVSKILSHVEEGNVVQLDRWDLRAEPNPEAGPEERDEGATDRLPLDVFNNYFSLGFDAHVTLEFHESREANPEKFNSRFRNKMFYAGTAFSDFLMGSSKDLAKHIRVVCDGTDLTPKIQDLKPQCIVFLNIPRYCAGTMPWGHPGEHHDFEPQRHDDGYLEVIGFTMTSLAALQVGGHGERLTQCREVLLTTAKAIPVQVDGEPCKLAASRIRIALRNQATMVQKAKRRSAAPLHSDQQPVPEQLRIQVSRVSMHDYEALHYDKEQLKEASVPLGTVVVPGDSDLELCRAHIERLQQEPDGSGAKSPTCQKLSPKWCFLDATTASRFYRIDRAQEHLNYVTEIAQDEIYILDPELLGASARPDLPTPISPLPASPCSPMPRSLQGDTVSPQGEELIEAAKRNDFCKLQELHRAGGDLMHRDQQSRTLLHHAVSTGSKEVVRYLLDHAPPEILDAVEENGETCLHQAAALGQRTICHYIVEAGASLMKTDQQGDTPRQRAEKAQDTELAAYLENRQHYQMIQREDQETAV